In Methylomonas sp. MK1, the following are encoded in one genomic region:
- a CDS encoding CsbD family protein, which yields MNKDQVKGRVEEVKGKVKEAAGVILDDKELELKGNVQKNLGKAQSGFGDLKQDIKDEL from the coding sequence ATGAATAAAGATCAAGTAAAAGGCCGCGTTGAAGAAGTTAAAGGCAAAGTCAAAGAAGCTGCCGGCGTGATATTGGACGACAAAGAGTTGGAGTTAAAAGGCAATGTCCAGAAAAATTTGGGTAAGGCCCAGTCCGGCTTCGGCGATCTGAAGCAAGATATTAAAGACGAGCTATAA
- a CDS encoding lmo0937 family membrane protein gives MLETVAVLFIILWALGLVSAYTLGGFIHLLLVIALIAIVLRIIQGRRAL, from the coding sequence ATGCTTGAAACTGTAGCCGTACTATTTATCATCCTTTGGGCGTTGGGTTTGGTGTCTGCGTACACGCTTGGCGGATTCATTCATCTATTGCTAGTAATCGCGCTTATAGCGATTGTGCTTCGCATAATTCAAGGTCGAAGGGCTTTATAA
- a CDS encoding OmpA family protein, translating to MLNRHVLPIAALAGLAMVPQTQAADQSQDNRWYVAPFATFINSGGDRRASDGWGGGVGVGKIIDQHFNVELKGFYQGFGGDNGPWDLAGGSADVQYYLFRDKFSPYAVLGLGGMNTCASANCGIGFIGEAGVGATYEVNDNLLIRSDVRYRYNNNFNAHVQPGTDEFHDMTVNLGVVIPFGDKPKYAAKSDARMAPPPIVAASKPDCSVLDADADGVNDCLDKCPGTIKGAMVDPKGCAVRLILKGQHFKYDSAELSLNAKELLDGVAKDLIAFPQKNEIQVQGHASSEGSDSYNMKLSQRRAHSVVEYLKLKGVSNKLSAKGYGETQPIADNETEAGKSENRRVELIWIE from the coding sequence ATGCTTAACAGACATGTATTGCCGATAGCCGCCTTAGCTGGTCTGGCTATGGTGCCGCAAACCCAAGCCGCTGATCAATCGCAAGATAATCGCTGGTATGTCGCACCGTTCGCGACGTTTATCAATAGCGGCGGCGACCGACGGGCGAGCGACGGTTGGGGCGGCGGTGTTGGTGTGGGTAAAATCATCGATCAACATTTTAACGTTGAGTTAAAAGGTTTTTATCAAGGTTTTGGCGGCGATAACGGCCCTTGGGATTTGGCCGGTGGTAGTGCCGATGTGCAGTATTATTTGTTCCGGGATAAATTCTCGCCATATGCAGTACTAGGCTTGGGCGGTATGAACACCTGCGCATCCGCCAACTGCGGCATCGGTTTTATCGGCGAAGCCGGCGTCGGTGCCACTTACGAGGTGAACGATAATTTATTGATACGTAGCGATGTACGTTACCGCTACAACAATAATTTCAATGCTCATGTACAGCCGGGCACCGACGAATTTCACGATATGACGGTCAATCTGGGTGTGGTGATTCCGTTTGGCGACAAACCTAAATATGCGGCAAAGTCCGACGCTCGCATGGCACCGCCGCCGATCGTGGCGGCATCTAAACCCGATTGCAGCGTACTGGATGCGGATGCCGACGGCGTCAACGATTGCTTGGATAAATGCCCTGGTACCATCAAAGGCGCCATGGTTGATCCGAAAGGTTGTGCGGTTCGATTGATACTGAAAGGTCAGCATTTTAAATACGATTCCGCTGAATTGAGTTTAAACGCCAAAGAACTTTTGGATGGTGTCGCCAAAGATTTGATCGCATTCCCGCAGAAAAATGAAATTCAGGTGCAAGGTCATGCCAGCAGCGAAGGTAGCGATTCCTATAATATGAAGCTCTCGCAACGCCGGGCACATTCAGTCGTTGAATATCTGAAATTGAAAGGCGTCTCCAACAAATTGTCCGCAAAAGGCTATGGCGAAACCCAACCCATTGCCGATAACGAGACGGAAGCTGGTAAATCAGAAAATCGCCGGGTCGAGTTGATCTGGATTGAATAA
- a CDS encoding BON domain-containing protein gives MKNLSRLFAAFIVALTLLAASGCASTHKHEGTGEYVDDSVITTKVKAMLFDEPNLRSGQINVETFKGVVQLSGFVGSQADINKAVEIARGVKGVESVKNDMRLK, from the coding sequence ATGAAAAACCTCAGCCGATTGTTTGCCGCATTTATTGTGGCCCTCACTTTACTCGCTGCCTCCGGTTGCGCATCGACGCATAAACACGAAGGCACCGGCGAATATGTCGACGACAGCGTCATCACTACTAAGGTGAAAGCAATGTTATTCGACGAACCCAACCTGAGATCCGGCCAGATCAACGTGGAAACTTTTAAAGGTGTCGTGCAATTGAGCGGCTTCGTCGGCAGCCAGGCCGACATCAATAAAGCCGTGGAAATTGCTCGCGGTGTCAAAGGCGTAGAGTCGGTCAAAAACGATATGCGTCTTAAATAA
- a CDS encoding phage holin family protein, which produces MDPNASTRTEESAGQSATHAEPSDDIGILADIQLLWEDLQGLSHDRFRLAALETRRAGQSLTTMLAAAVMLALLLSTAWLGLMAAGVQWFIEHDLQASSAILLAVAGNLLLALILFGVIRRRSRYLQFPATQHSLKPVSKDYASKDLI; this is translated from the coding sequence ATGGACCCGAATGCGTCCACAAGGACCGAGGAAAGCGCGGGGCAGTCCGCCACGCATGCCGAGCCGTCCGACGACATCGGCATATTGGCGGACATTCAACTGCTGTGGGAAGACTTACAGGGTTTAAGCCATGATCGCTTCCGGCTTGCCGCGTTGGAAACGCGGCGGGCCGGCCAAAGCCTGACTACGATGCTCGCGGCCGCTGTGATGCTTGCTTTGCTGCTGAGTACCGCCTGGTTAGGCTTAATGGCAGCCGGAGTACAGTGGTTTATTGAGCATGATCTACAGGCCAGTAGTGCCATATTACTGGCAGTAGCAGGCAATTTACTGCTGGCATTAATCCTGTTTGGCGTGATCCGCCGCCGTAGCCGCTATCTACAATTCCCGGCCACACAGCACAGCCTTAAACCCGTGTCTAAAGACTATGCCAGTAAGGACCTTATCTGA
- the smbP gene encoding small metal-binding protein SmbP, producing MNIITVICAGMLLSVSAIHVYAAESHIALALEHAQTAAKSGDAKTIVNHADAAKSHIKVLDEHLKAGVTSLDAAIAHAKQGHSELAKKSAEEAVLHLNAAQ from the coding sequence ATGAATATTATCACCGTAATATGCGCCGGCATGCTGTTGAGCGTTAGTGCTATCCATGTTTATGCAGCGGAAAGTCATATCGCGCTGGCGCTGGAGCATGCACAAACAGCCGCTAAGTCCGGTGACGCAAAAACCATCGTGAATCATGCGGATGCAGCGAAGAGTCATATCAAAGTGCTCGACGAGCATTTAAAAGCCGGTGTCACGAGTCTGGATGCGGCTATCGCGCATGCTAAACAAGGTCACAGCGAATTAGCGAAAAAATCGGCAGAAGAAGCTGTTCTACATTTGAACGCCGCTCAATAG
- a CDS encoding DUF883 family protein, which translates to METIDKASNFAHEAVDKIASASHQAAESLDQKSEQLKTAEQRIVKNCQVYIRDNPVTALGIAVASGFLLSRLLSSR; encoded by the coding sequence ATGGAAACCATTGATAAAGCCTCCAACTTCGCCCACGAAGCGGTCGATAAAATCGCCAGTGCCTCTCACCAAGCCGCTGAATCGCTTGACCAAAAAAGCGAACAGCTAAAAACCGCCGAGCAGCGCATCGTGAAAAACTGCCAGGTCTATATCCGCGACAATCCGGTAACGGCATTGGGGATTGCGGTAGCCAGCGGCTTTCTGTTGAGCCGCCTGTTGAGCAGCCGCTAA